A window of Flavobacterium branchiarum genomic DNA:
CTTATGTACCAGTTCAAAACATGGATACATTTTATGAAGCATTCTCTATTAAAAAAGGAGATAAAATGTATGTAGAACCAGAGAAAAGAGTAAAAATCTGGTAATATCAAATATTATAAAAATAGGCTGTTCACATAGTGAGCAGCCTATTTTTTTTTGCTCAAAAACCAAAACTGAGTCTGTCCTTCGACTTCGCTCAGGATGACACTGCTGATTATTGTTATTTGTAATCACAAACTGAGCCTATGACTGCAAACTGAGCTTGCGACTTCAAACTGCGACTGCAATTTATAACCACAAACTGAGCCTGTGACTGCAAACCGAGACTGCAAACTGAATACCACAAACTGAATACCACAAACTGAGCCTGCGACTGCAAACTGCGACTGCAATTTATAACCACAAACTGAGCCTGCGACTGTAAACCGAGACTGCAAACTGAATACCGCAAACTGAGCCTGTGACTGCAAACCGAGACTGCAAACTGAATACCGCAACTAAGCCTGCGACTGCAAACCGAGACTGAAAACTAAATACTACGGTTTCCTGGTAAAAGTATATCCCAATATGTTTTCAATTTTATCACTTGATATTACCTTTTTTGTGCTTGTGTTTTCGTGATTGAATTTAGGTAAAGGCAAATTGTTTTCTCTAGCCTTTAGAGTGTAATATTCTTCGCGAGAAGGATGAAAAGGAGCAACGGCATTATAGGTTTCATTCCATGAATTAGATTCTATTATTTTTAGGATGATAGCCATGCAGTCTTCTAGATGGATGAAGTTAATAGGTGCTTCAGGATTCTGAATATTTACTTTACCGGCAAGAAACTTTATAGGATTTCGGTCCTCACCAATTAAACCGCCGAAACGTAGAATTGTAGTCTTAAAATTGCTGTTTTCTTGCAAAAGAGCTTCGGTAATTAATAGTTGTTTGCCACTTTCTGTTTCAGGATTTGGTTTAGTTTCTTCAGTAATTAGTGAATTATTTTCACCATAAACAGAAGTAGAACTTATAAAAAGCACTTTTTCGATAGTTGATTTTTCGATAAACGGAATTAAAAAAGCGATTTTATCTACAAAACTTTCCGTGTTTTCGCCGCGCAATTTGGGTGGGATATCGATAATTAAAACAGAACTTCCATTTAAAAAAGCTTCAATCTCGGCAGATGTACTTTTGCCGAAAGGCGAATCAGAATCATTGAGACTGATGTTTATTAAAAACGGATTAATCCCAGAATCTTTTAATATCGAGATTTTCTCTGTTGAGGTTGTAGAACCGTTAATTGAAAATCCTTTTGCTATCATTGCTTTTGCTAAAGGAAATCCAAGCCATCCACAACCTAAAATGCTAATTTTTGTCATTAATTGTTTCTTGTAATAAGTTTATATTTGTTTTTTAAGTTGATTTTGCCTTGTTTATGTGTTTTTGCCAAAAAGAATAATAAATATTATAAAGTCAAAGAAAAACGAACTTTATCTTTTCCGCTCGCGCCGATACGGTTATAAAATTTTACAGCTCTTGTATTGAATGTAGGCGTTTGCCATTGTATGTTGATGCAGTTTTTCTCAATTGCAATTTGTTTTAGTTTCTCTATAATTGCTTCGCCAATTCCAAATCCGCGAGCAGTATCTTCAAGATATAAACAATCCATGTACATAAAATCGGCGGCATCCCAAGTAGAGTAATCGATGGTATAAGTGGCATAACCAATAATTGCTGTGTTTACTTCTACGATCAGACAATATAATTTTGGATTTTTAGAAAATAAAGCCTGTGTTAAACGTTCCTTTTTTTCATCCTGATTATAAGTTGCTTGCTCATATTCGGCATGTTTCTGGCATAATTTGACTAATGTCGTTAAGTCATTAGTTTCGCAATCTCGTATTATATATTCCATTGAAGGTGA
This region includes:
- a CDS encoding GNAT family N-acetyltransferase; this translates as MEYIIRDCETNDLTTLVKLCQKHAEYEQATYNQDEKKERLTQALFSKNPKLYCLIVEVNTAIIGYATYTIDYSTWDAADFMYMDCLYLEDTARGFGIGEAIIEKLKQIAIEKNCINIQWQTPTFNTRAVKFYNRIGASGKDKVRFSLTL
- a CDS encoding SDR family NAD(P)-dependent oxidoreductase; protein product: MTKISILGCGWLGFPLAKAMIAKGFSINGSTTSTEKISILKDSGINPFLINISLNDSDSPFGKSTSAEIEAFLNGSSVLIIDIPPKLRGENTESFVDKIAFLIPFIEKSTIEKVLFISSTSVYGENNSLITEETKPNPETESGKQLLITEALLQENSNFKTTILRFGGLIGEDRNPIKFLAGKVNIQNPEAPINFIHLEDCMAIILKIIESNSWNETYNAVAPFHPSREEYYTLKARENNLPLPKFNHENTSTKKVISSDKIENILGYTFTRKP